TCCACACAAAGATTTCGCCGCAACGCCTGCAGGAGATCACCGGCATTCAGCTTGCGCGACTTAACACTCTGTATCAGCTCTACGCGGATGACGCCGCCAATCTCCCGCCCGGCACACGCTGGCTCAATCTGCCCGAGTACATGCTCACGCGCTGGGGCGCCGCGCCGTTCGCCGAATACACCAACGCGACGCACACCGGCATGATCGACCTCGCGACGCGCAACTGGAGTGCAGAAATCTTCGCCGCCGCGGGCCTTGATCTTCAGCGCGCGGCAACGATCACGCAGCCAGGCACGCGCCTCGGCAAACTCCGTCGCCCACTCGCCGAGTTAGCCGCGCTGCGCGATACCGAACTCATCGCACCTGCCTGCCACGACACCGCTTCCGCTATCGCCGGCATTCCCGCGCATGCCAAGCAGTGGGCCTACATCAGCTCCGGCACGTGGTCACTCATCGGAGCGCTGCTGTCAGCGCCCTGCAATTCGCCCTCGGCGCTTGCCGACGACTTCACCAATCTCGGCGCGATCGGCAACCGCATCTGCTTTCACAAAGCCGTCAACGGCATGTGGCTCCTCAAGCAGTGCATGGACGCGTGGGAGGCCGCCGGTACATCCTTCACGGTGGAAGACCTGGTCCGCCGCGCGTCCGTCGAGTCCGAACCTCCCGCTCTCCTTGATGTTGGCGATCCCGAACTCGGCCTCGTCGGCAACATGCCCTCGCGCATCAACGCTCAGCTCCGCGCGCAGGGTCACGCCACGCTGGATGAGAGCCCTGCTGGCGCTGCGCGGATGGCCGCGCTCATCTTCCATAGCCTCGCCGCGGCCTACGCTCGCGCGCTCGAAGAGCTTCGCCGGTACACGGGCGTGCAGCTCACTGAAATCGTCGTTGTCGGTGGCGGGTGCCGCAATGATCTTCTCTGTCGTCTTACGGCAGAACGAACCGGCCTTCCCGTTCGCCGCGGAGCTCCCGAAAGCTCCACCATCGGAAACTTCGCAGTACAGCTCGCTGCGCTCGAAGGCGCCTCGCCGGCCGAACCGGATGCGTTTGCTGCCGCAGTGTCCTCCTGGGCCGCCACGCTTCTGCACTCCGCCGAACCGGCATCGACTGCACCAGCACCGAGCCCCATATGCAACGCCGCGACATCCTGAAGGCAGCCGCACTCAGCACACTCGCGCCTGCGATGCGCCCGCTTGCGCTCCTTGCACAACCCAGCGCCGGCACCGCAACTGCCCCGCGCTTCTCGACCTCGAACATGACGTGGCAGCACGCTTATGATCGCGCGCTCCAGGTCCTCGCGGCGAATGTTCAGGTGCTTCCACGCTTCAACGGTCCTGTGCTCATCGAAGGCGCCGAGTACGCTGGAATCTG
This Acidobacteriaceae bacterium DNA region includes the following protein-coding sequences:
- a CDS encoding FGGY-family carbohydrate kinase, coding for MSQQAAFLAPKDKRALIAVDLGAESCRVSLLRWRDDAPEITLVHRFANGPVESGGLHWPMRAIEDGIDDGLRRCAELAPEGIRSVAVDGWAVDYVRVGPDNTALDAAFCYRDERTIAAQQQLHTKISPQRLQEITGIQLARLNTLYQLYADDAANLPPGTRWLNLPEYMLTRWGAAPFAEYTNATHTGMIDLATRNWSAEIFAAAGLDLQRAATITQPGTRLGKLRRPLAELAALRDTELIAPACHDTASAIAGIPAHAKQWAYISSGTWSLIGALLSAPCNSPSALADDFTNLGAIGNRICFHKAVNGMWLLKQCMDAWEAAGTSFTVEDLVRRASVESEPPALLDVGDPELGLVGNMPSRINAQLRAQGHATLDESPAGAARMAALIFHSLAAAYARALEELRRYTGVQLTEIVVVGGGCRNDLLCRLTAERTGLPVRRGAPESSTIGNFAVQLAALEGASPAEPDAFAAAVSSWAATLLHSAEPASTAPAPSPICNAATS